The DNA region tataaaatcattgcacacgatctaaaatataataaaaattaactgatCTCTAAAGCACTCCGTCAGTATAGAGTGGGCTGTtgccaacaaaaaaaaattacaaatttcatGTTAAATGGCGCGAAGTTTGACCTTCGCAACGATGATAGTAGTCGACTCCACATTATGCAATGGAATGTAATATTACgcctaattttaaaatataaatgacttttacggaatgtaaaataaagaactgttactgtttgtaataataaatccgAATAAATCTTACACCGGCTATGTCTGAAATAAAGTGAAAACCATTTTACGTAAAAACAGTTAACATCgattcgtataaaatattagtttcatactatcacatacaaaatatatcttcaTATAACCTCGAAGTTGTGCTAAAAGAGATCTTTTAATGTTAAGAACTTAGAAGTAATAAATGGTTTATTCGACAGTAACTGACTTCGCGAGATTCCTAGGACAGTCGACATTACAGTCACGCAGTACAGCTATATGATATGCTAATAACTGCATAGGAATTACTGTCAGTACTCCTTGTAGGCAATCTACTGTCTTAGGAACTTCTAGAACGCGGGAGGCAAGAGCCATAGTCTCCGTGTCACCTTCTTCGCACACGACTATGGGCCGTCCTTGACGTGCGGTCACCTGTTGCAAAGCGTTCATGCACTTGGTGTAAACTGGGTCTCGCATCACAATCATCATAACAGGCATAGAATCATCGATAAGGGCTAGAGGACCATGTTTCAATTCACCAGCCATAATACCTTCGCTGTGCATGTACGTCAATTCCTTTACTTTCAAGGCTCCTTCTAAACAGGTAGCGAAATTGTAACCACGACCCATAATCAACAGTGAACGCTGGCGGTATAAGTCTTGTGCTAAAGCTTTTACTTTATCGTCCAAGGCCAGTACTTGACGGATTTTAGAATCCAATTCGTGAAGTCCTTGAATAATGTCCGCTCGACGTTTAAGCAAAGAGATACGATCTTCACTAATTACTAGCGCGAACATAACAAGGGACACAAATTGTGACGTATAGGCTTTAGTGGAAGCAACTCCAATTTCTGGACCGGCGTTGATATGAACACCGCAGTGTGATTCACGACAAATGGAACTTCCTACAGTGTTGGTTATACCAACTATAAGAGCTCCGTGACGTTTGCAGTAACGCAGCGCCATCAATGTATCGGCAGTTTCTCCGGATTGTGAGATGAAGAAGCAGACATCATCACGGAAAACAGGAGTATTTCTGTCAAGAAAATCTGAAGCAAGCTCCACCATCACAGGAAGCTCTGTTAGCTCTTCTAGCAACTGACGAGTCGCTACAGCACTGTGGTAACTGGTACCACATCCAATCAACATTAATCTTCTGCAGCGCTTTATTTCAGGAATGTAATCTTTTATGCCTCCAAGAGTAACAGTGCCATTGGCAAAATTGAGACGACCTCTCATTGTGTTTACAATAGATTCAGACTGTTCAAAAATTTCTTTCTGCATGAAGTAGTCATAGTTACCTTTCATAATTTGCTGCAACTCAAGCTTGAGTGTCAAAATTTCTCTCTGGTGAGGATCGGTGCTGCTACCAGACATACGATGGATGCTGAGAACTCCGTCCTTGATGTGAGCGACATCGTCATCTTCAAAATAAAGCACTCTGTTTGTGTGCTCAATAACCGCTGATGCATCAGAGGCAAAGAAATACTCAACATCTCTTTCTTCTTCAGGTTCAAACTGAGCATGACTGTTTACACGAGGCACAGTTGGCACTACTCCTCTAGTTGCTTTGTTGTTAGTGTACATAATTGGTACATGATCGCTAGACAGACGACGCTTGGTTTTAATTCCCACGAGCAAAGGACTTCCACGTCTTGTTGCCACACACTCATTTGGGAAATACCGAGATTTGAAACAGAGGGCAAATGCTCCTTCAAGTTGCTGAATTACCTGCTCAACTAACTCTTGGAAATTGTAATCCTTGTGCTGGCTGTAAATGTGATGCACCAGCTTAGCAATAGCTTCAGTATCAGTCTGGGATTCAAAGGTATAACCTTTATTTTCCAGGAATGTTTTCACTTCTTTGTAGTTGGTAATGATTCCATTGTGAATAACAACAAAGGAATTATCGTCACCAGAACGTTGGGGATGTGAATTAACTGCACTCGGCTCACCGTGAGTCGCCCAACGGGTGTGGGCAATGCCACAATGGGATTCCATGCATTCTTCAACAGCTAATTGGCCACTTTGTTCTTGAAGCAATTCTTCAAGGGCGGCTACCTTACCACTTCTTTTAAGAACTG from Danaus plexippus chromosome 3 unlocalized genomic scaffold, MEX_DaPlex mxdp_30, whole genome shotgun sequence includes:
- the LOC133320082 gene encoding glutamine--fructose-6-phosphate aminotransferase [isomerizing] 2-like; amino-acid sequence: MCGIFAYINHLTPKSRREILELLVNGLKRLEYRGYDSAGVAIDAADQKDIAVLKRSGKVAALEELLQEQSGQLAVEECMESHCGIAHTRWATHGEPSAVNSHPQRSGDDNSFVVIHNGIITNYKEVKTFLENKGYTFESQTDTEAIAKLVHHIYSQHKDYNFQELVEQVIQQLEGAFALCFKSRYFPNECVATRRGSPLLVGIKTKRRLSSDHVPIMYTNNKATRGVVPTVPRVNSHAQFEPEEERDVEYFFASDASAVIEHTNRVLYFEDDDVAHIKDGVLSIHRMSGSSTDPHQREILTLKLELQQIMKGNYDYFMQKEIFEQSESIVNTMRGRLNFANGTVTLGGIKDYIPEIKRCRRLMLIGCGTSYHSAVATRQLLEELTELPVMVELASDFLDRNTPVFRDDVCFFISQSGETADTLMALRYCKRHGALIVGITNTVGSSICRESHCGVHINAGPEIGVASTKAYTSQFVSLVMFALVISEDRISLLKRRADIIQGLHELDSKIRQVLALDDKVKALAQDLYRQRSLLIMGRGYNFATCLEGALKVKELTYMHSEGIMAGELKHGPLALIDDSMPVMMIVMRDPVYTKCMNALQQVTARQGRPIVVCEEGDTETMALASRVLEVPKTVDCLQGVLTVIPMQLLAYHIAVLRDCNVDCPRNLAKSVTVE